One genomic region from Chloroflexia bacterium SDU3-3 encodes:
- a CDS encoding methylenetetrahydrofolate reductase, with translation MAIYSTLQRRLAQGQIVVTGEVAPPKGASRAALERLAGGLRGYVDAINLTDNQRGLARMSSLGAGVVMQQIGMEPVMQMTCQHRNRIALQADALSAAVCGIHNLVCMTGDHPRIGDHAEAKNVLDLNSFQLIKMMRSLRDDGAFQSGVKLSDAPGFFLGAVANPNIERAARLAKKVESGAEFIQTQIIFDMERFRSWMTDVRAVSAHQQAHILGGILVLRSAQQAKFLRDHLPGSRVPEWVVERMEQAEDAEREGIAIASELTRDLLAVDGVRGVHIMSVGWTKAIPRVVEDAGLLPRPAAPAGAGE, from the coding sequence ATGGCAATCTATAGCACCTTGCAGCGCCGCCTTGCGCAGGGCCAGATCGTGGTGACGGGCGAGGTCGCCCCGCCCAAGGGGGCCTCGCGCGCGGCGCTGGAGCGGCTGGCGGGCGGCCTGCGTGGCTATGTGGATGCGATCAACCTGACGGACAACCAGCGCGGGCTGGCCCGCATGTCGTCGCTGGGGGCGGGCGTGGTGATGCAGCAGATCGGCATGGAGCCGGTGATGCAGATGACATGCCAGCACCGCAACCGGATCGCACTCCAGGCCGACGCGCTGAGCGCCGCAGTGTGCGGCATCCACAACCTGGTGTGCATGACGGGCGACCACCCGCGCATCGGCGACCACGCCGAGGCGAAGAACGTGCTTGATCTCAACTCGTTCCAGCTGATCAAGATGATGCGCTCGCTGCGCGACGACGGGGCCTTCCAGTCGGGCGTGAAGCTCTCCGACGCGCCGGGCTTCTTCCTAGGCGCGGTGGCAAACCCCAACATCGAGCGGGCCGCGCGGCTGGCCAAGAAGGTCGAGTCGGGGGCCGAGTTCATCCAGACCCAGATCATTTTTGATATGGAGCGCTTCCGCAGCTGGATGACGGATGTGCGGGCGGTCTCGGCGCACCAGCAGGCGCATATCCTGGGCGGCATCCTGGTGCTGCGCTCGGCGCAGCAGGCCAAGTTCCTGCGCGACCACCTGCCTGGATCGCGGGTGCCCGAGTGGGTGGTGGAGCGGATGGAGCAGGCCGAGGACGCCGAGCGCGAGGGGATCGCGATCGCCAGCGAGCTGACCCGCGATCTGCTGGCGGTGGATGGGGTGCGCGGGGTGCATATTATGTCGGTGGGGTGGACCAAGGCCATCCCGCGCGTGGTCGAGGATGCGGGGCTGCTGCCTCGGCCTGCGGCACCGGCGGGCGCAGGCGAATAA
- a CDS encoding aspartate kinase: MQVMKFGAVSVGEAARLRDVVGIVQAAVEEDRGLVVVCTAHPETTDMLINAARMAASGSEAQAEATRRELWNRHRALAEKLVTDEWERESLYREWAELLKQFDRITRAIATLREPSPRGIDAVAAIGERFIAHLFAVVLRQGGVAARMTDAADLVVTDSHFGAAQVDPAESMDRIFKRLSYLMDAGIVPVITGYIGATREGLVTTLGRGGGDYTAALIGSALKAREVTLWIDVDGILTADPKLVPSARSLAELSYAEASEIATFGAEVLHSRALAPLVAQGIPLRLRDVLNPERDGTSIHAAPKPANSGVRAIISAPHLALLKVLPPTGTLWSPGRVASALGQLSDAGVEVLSFAQSFSEHSMSVCVRATDAGFARGTLETLLAPPCGDTPSAATVEQEDVALIAVITSSGGDVAPKVLGAISKASAHVLSLARSSHGAHLALIVPEGELGGLVRSMHRELGL, encoded by the coding sequence ATGCAAGTGATGAAGTTTGGCGCGGTGTCGGTGGGCGAGGCCGCGCGGCTGCGCGATGTGGTGGGGATCGTGCAGGCGGCGGTGGAGGAGGATCGCGGGCTGGTGGTGGTATGCACCGCCCACCCGGAGACCACCGACATGCTGATCAACGCCGCCCGTATGGCCGCCTCCGGCTCCGAGGCCCAGGCCGAGGCCACCCGGCGCGAGCTGTGGAACCGCCACCGCGCCCTGGCCGAGAAGCTGGTGACCGACGAGTGGGAGCGCGAGTCGCTGTACCGCGAGTGGGCCGAGCTGCTCAAGCAGTTCGACCGGATCACGCGCGCGATCGCCACGCTGCGCGAGCCCTCGCCGCGCGGGATCGACGCGGTGGCGGCGATCGGCGAGCGCTTCATCGCCCATCTGTTCGCGGTGGTGCTGCGGCAGGGCGGCGTGGCGGCCCGCATGACCGACGCCGCCGACCTAGTGGTGACAGATAGCCACTTCGGCGCGGCACAGGTGGACCCGGCCGAGTCGATGGACCGGATCTTCAAGCGGCTCTCGTACCTGATGGATGCCGGGATTGTGCCGGTGATCACGGGGTACATCGGCGCAACCCGCGAGGGCCTGGTGACCACGCTGGGGCGCGGCGGCGGCGACTACACCGCCGCGCTGATCGGCTCGGCGCTGAAGGCCCGCGAGGTGACGCTCTGGATCGATGTGGATGGCATCCTGACCGCCGACCCCAAGCTGGTGCCTAGCGCCCGATCGCTGGCCGAGCTCTCCTACGCCGAGGCCAGCGAGATCGCCACCTTCGGGGCCGAGGTGCTGCACTCGCGGGCGCTGGCGCCGCTGGTGGCCCAGGGCATCCCGCTGCGTCTGCGCGATGTGCTCAACCCCGAGCGGGATGGCACCAGCATCCACGCCGCGCCCAAGCCCGCGAACTCGGGGGTGCGCGCGATCATCTCGGCACCGCACCTGGCGCTGCTGAAGGTGCTGCCGCCGACGGGCACGCTCTGGTCGCCTGGGCGGGTGGCCTCGGCGCTGGGCCAGCTCTCGGATGCGGGCGTGGAGGTGCTGTCGTTCGCCCAGAGCTTTAGCGAGCACAGCATGAGCGTGTGCGTGCGGGCCACCGACGCTGGATTCGCGCGCGGCACGCTGGAGACGCTGCTGGCCCCGCCCTGCGGCGACACGCCCAGCGCCGCCACGGTGGAGCAGGAGGACGTGGCGCTGATCGCGGTGATCACATCGAGCGGCGGCGACGTGGCGCCCAAGGTGCTGGGGGCGATCAGCAAGGCCAGCGCGCACGTGCTGAGCCTGGCGCGCTCGTCGCACGGGGCGCATCTGGCGCTGATCGTGCCCGAGGGCGAGCTGGGCGGGCTGGTGCGCTCGATGCACCGCGAGCTGGGGCTGTAG
- a CDS encoding phosphoglycerate dehydrogenase has product MDRILVTEQIAEEGLAALRARAQVDLRTDLDKAALMSVLPEYDALIVRSATKVTAEVLAAGAKLRVVGRAGTGVDNIDVAAATQRGIIVVNAPAANSVAAAELAVSFICALSRHVPQASASMQQGKWERSKYMGRQVTGKTLGLVGLGRIGAEVARRARGLEMHVLAYDPVVSTDRAAQLGVVLATLDEVISQSDFISVHVPLLDATRHIINAERLAQMKPSAYLINAARGGVVDEQALYQALEQGQIAGAALDVYESEPPKDSPLVGHPLVITTPHLGASTVEAQAIAGVDVAEGVLTALAGGTPSYAVNAPFVPPEEWEVIAPYLKLGRQLGAICTGMVRGPIHGYEIEYRGEIASVATAAIRLAVLQGLLASLTEQRVTPVNAPLLARERGIKYTEFTTEESESYTGLLVVRAITADGKHEFAGSVIRDETHIVEVDGYWVDFIPTDALLLTYHRDRPGMIGTVGTVLGGADVNISGMFVGRLAPRDRAMMVLTLDEPVPAELLSKLEQQPDIHRAVGITL; this is encoded by the coding sequence GTGGATCGTATCCTCGTCACCGAGCAGATTGCAGAAGAAGGACTGGCTGCCTTGCGCGCCCGCGCCCAGGTTGATCTCCGCACCGATCTCGACAAAGCCGCGCTTATGAGCGTGCTACCCGAATACGACGCCCTCATCGTCCGCAGCGCCACCAAAGTCACCGCCGAGGTGCTGGCCGCCGGTGCCAAGCTGCGCGTGGTTGGCCGTGCCGGAACCGGCGTGGACAACATCGACGTGGCCGCCGCCACCCAGCGCGGCATCATCGTGGTGAATGCCCCCGCCGCCAACAGCGTGGCCGCCGCCGAGCTGGCCGTCAGCTTCATCTGCGCGCTCTCGCGCCACGTGCCGCAGGCCAGCGCCTCGATGCAGCAGGGCAAGTGGGAGCGCTCGAAGTACATGGGCCGCCAGGTCACGGGCAAAACGCTGGGCCTGGTGGGCCTGGGCCGGATCGGTGCCGAGGTGGCCCGCCGCGCGCGCGGCCTAGAGATGCACGTGCTGGCCTACGACCCGGTGGTCTCCACCGACCGCGCGGCCCAGCTGGGCGTGGTGCTGGCCACGCTGGATGAGGTGATCAGCCAGAGCGACTTCATCTCGGTGCACGTACCCCTGCTCGACGCGACCCGCCACATCATCAACGCCGAGCGGCTGGCCCAGATGAAGCCCAGCGCCTACCTGATCAACGCGGCGCGCGGCGGCGTGGTGGATGAGCAGGCGCTCTACCAGGCCCTAGAGCAGGGCCAGATCGCCGGGGCCGCCCTGGATGTCTACGAGAGCGAGCCGCCAAAGGACAGCCCGCTGGTCGGGCACCCGCTGGTGATCACCACGCCCCACCTGGGCGCGTCCACCGTCGAGGCCCAGGCCATCGCGGGCGTGGATGTGGCCGAGGGTGTGCTGACCGCGCTGGCGGGCGGCACCCCCAGCTACGCCGTGAACGCGCCGTTCGTGCCGCCGGAGGAGTGGGAGGTGATCGCGCCCTACCTGAAGCTGGGCAGGCAGCTCGGCGCGATCTGCACCGGCATGGTGCGAGGCCCCATCCACGGCTACGAGATCGAGTACCGCGGCGAGATCGCCAGCGTGGCCACCGCCGCCATCCGCCTGGCGGTGCTGCAGGGCCTGCTGGCCAGCCTCACCGAGCAGCGCGTGACGCCGGTGAACGCCCCGCTGCTGGCCCGCGAGCGCGGCATCAAGTACACCGAGTTCACCACCGAGGAGTCCGAGAGCTACACCGGCCTGCTGGTGGTGCGCGCCATCACCGCCGATGGCAAGCACGAGTTCGCAGGCTCGGTCATCCGCGACGAGACCCACATCGTCGAGGTTGATGGCTACTGGGTCGACTTCATCCCCACCGACGCGCTGCTGCTGACCTACCACCGCGACCGCCCCGGCATGATCGGCACGGTCGGCACGGTGCTGGGCGGTGCCGATGTGAACATCTCGGGCATGTTCGTGGGCCGCCTAGCCCCCCGCGACCGCGCGATGATGGTGCTGACGCTCGACGAGCCGGTGCCCGCCGAGCTGCTCTCCAAGCTGGAGCAGCAGCCCGACATCCACCGCGCCGTGGGCATCACACTCTAG
- a CDS encoding cellulose-binding protein: MGRNAIRVLLAVAVLITSAALIRVADAHGSMLTPISRVYACYLEGPESPDTMACRDAIAQGGTQPLYDWNEVNISNASGNHRALIPDGKLCSAGRAKYAAFDEPRLDWATTMMPTSGNYTFLYSAYVPHNQGMFELYVTKDSYDPLQPLKWSDLEDTPFLTVEQPPVVDGNYVMTGPLPTGKSGHHVIYAIWQRHDSGEAFYSCSDVWFGSQPTPTPTVAPACTAAPWSSSQVYQTGDMVAYNGIEWVAKWSNSATAPSTAGIVNPWGMLRYCQVGGPTATPGAATATPAATRTATPLPSATGGPTSAATATRTATPTAIRTATATGTATPTAIRTATVPPATPTAIRTFTPTPASGAACQVTYVANQWETGFTATVTVKNTGASAISGWTLAWSFPGNQQVTNAWNATVAQTGASAVATNASWNGAIASGGSTSFGFQATFSGANAAPASFTLNGAACTIAP; the protein is encoded by the coding sequence ATGGGACGGAATGCCATCCGTGTGCTCCTCGCCGTTGCTGTCCTGATCACCTCGGCGGCGCTGATACGTGTGGCGGATGCCCACGGCTCGATGCTGACGCCGATCAGCCGCGTCTATGCCTGCTACCTAGAGGGGCCGGAGTCGCCCGATACCATGGCCTGCCGCGATGCGATCGCACAGGGCGGTACGCAGCCGCTGTACGATTGGAATGAGGTCAATATCTCCAACGCTAGCGGCAACCACCGCGCGCTCATCCCCGACGGCAAGCTCTGCAGCGCAGGCCGCGCCAAGTACGCCGCCTTCGACGAGCCACGGCTCGACTGGGCGACGACGATGATGCCGACCAGCGGCAACTACACCTTCCTCTACAGCGCGTATGTGCCGCACAACCAGGGCATGTTCGAGCTGTATGTGACCAAGGATAGCTACGATCCGCTGCAGCCGCTGAAGTGGTCGGATCTGGAGGATACACCCTTCCTCACCGTCGAGCAGCCGCCGGTGGTGGATGGCAACTATGTGATGACCGGCCCGCTGCCCACCGGCAAGAGCGGCCACCACGTGATCTACGCCATCTGGCAGCGCCACGACAGCGGCGAGGCCTTCTACTCGTGCTCGGATGTGTGGTTTGGCAGCCAGCCCACGCCCACGCCCACGGTGGCCCCGGCCTGCACCGCCGCCCCCTGGAGCAGCAGCCAGGTCTACCAGACCGGCGATATGGTGGCCTACAACGGCATCGAGTGGGTGGCCAAGTGGAGCAACAGCGCCACCGCGCCCAGCACCGCCGGGATCGTGAACCCATGGGGCATGCTGCGCTACTGCCAGGTGGGCGGCCCAACGGCCACGCCGGGCGCGGCCACCGCCACGCCAGCAGCCACCCGCACGGCCACGCCGCTGCCATCCGCAACCGGCGGCCCCACCAGCGCGGCCACCGCCACCCGCACAGCCACACCCACCGCCATCCGCACAGCCACCGCTACCGGCACAGCCACACCCACCGCCATCCGCACAGCCACGGTACCCCCGGCGACGCCCACCGCCATCCGCACCTTCACGCCCACGCCCGCCAGCGGCGCGGCCTGCCAGGTGACCTATGTGGCCAACCAGTGGGAGACCGGCTTCACCGCCACGGTGACGGTGAAGAACACCGGCGCGAGCGCGATCAGCGGCTGGACGCTGGCGTGGAGCTTCCCCGGCAACCAGCAGGTCACCAATGCCTGGAATGCCACCGTCGCGCAGACTGGCGCGAGCGCGGTGGCCACGAATGCCAGCTGGAACGGCGCTATCGCCAGCGGCGGCAGCACCAGCTTTGGCTTCCAGGCCACGTTTAGCGGCGCGAACGCGGCCCCGGCCAGCTTCACGCTGAACGGTGCGGCCTGCACCATCGCGCCCTAG
- a CDS encoding AAA domain-containing protein, producing MTDSTPSHAEEETSTPAGGDASEPSVAHLLQRCATSLTDPARAARRAYGVEAQIEAIWQLLRADSSKCPLIIGKARSGKTALAHELAWRIASGQCPEDLASATVYEISPSSLISALSFGEGWRENLNKLLQGLEEQGNAILFLRDAHHAVGAGKQGDDDSDLADALVTSLRNGKQRWLAEARADVWRVTASEDTTFTECFGQVAMPDLGLDAARPILEAAALDLAGGSAIVPQPEALEAALDVAARFLLNQALPGKAIDMLEDAIRYARRSGAQQLDAQHVFASFAERTGLAGLLLDDSQPFAEDEVQRYFSERVLGQEPAIAAVVQAIALIKARLNDPARPLGVFLFLGPTGVGKTELAKTLCAFLFGTEEKLLRFNMADYAFYWQYEELFGDPDADELALKRGSLSRRLAGESFGVVLLDEFEKAHEMIFQRFLQVFDEGILINPAGEEVNLRNMVIIMTSNFGAQLLQGEGWGFGGREDVESTERRIMRETESFFTPEFINRLDSVLFFKPLSLADMRHIAYRELRKLFQREGLTRRALTVELDDAVIDLLLKHGYSARYGARYLKRQIEKRISYPLARAILARPGEASGRTVRLYTRGEMIEAGWVREDSPEQEETSVVVDGQRRSLAPADLVASARQLRERLDRYRERIGVQAARERMDELLAEMSGPAFWDDSRAAETRLAELGEMSRQVDRSDELRRAIEDFEALVERVVARHQRRLIPDAARQLAQIEREIGFAELEEHFSAAEEWGDAYLVLSGAPGEAEAPRWGGHLAEMYTSWASGHDLTCTTVDEAPPEASAWRVTLLVEGRGAYGLLQAERGTHRFAEVVASGEARRKQVSQVRVEVIPAVEEGALRIPAADLLVEPRMLHSRGRRLRRLRGEARAVHLPSGTSATAATEGDASSAEALALALLRGRLSLGRAASAELEAEPPWGSVARAYQLSRRSQVKDPRTGVVSTNPRAVFEGALDAFIAAYLQRRSAQSAA from the coding sequence ATGACAGATTCAACCCCCTCCCACGCCGAAGAGGAGACCAGCACGCCAGCGGGCGGCGATGCCAGCGAGCCGAGCGTCGCCCACCTGCTGCAGCGCTGCGCCACCAGCCTCACCGATCCGGCCAGGGCCGCGCGCCGCGCCTACGGCGTAGAGGCGCAGATCGAGGCCATCTGGCAGCTGCTGCGCGCCGACAGCAGCAAGTGCCCGCTGATCATCGGCAAGGCCCGCAGCGGAAAGACCGCGCTGGCCCACGAGCTGGCCTGGCGGATCGCCAGTGGCCAGTGCCCCGAAGATCTGGCCAGCGCCACCGTGTACGAGATCTCGCCATCCAGCCTAATCTCGGCGCTCTCGTTTGGCGAGGGCTGGCGCGAGAACCTGAACAAGCTGCTACAGGGCCTTGAGGAGCAGGGCAACGCCATCCTGTTCCTGCGCGACGCCCACCACGCCGTGGGCGCGGGCAAGCAGGGCGACGACGACAGCGACCTGGCCGACGCCCTGGTGACATCGCTGCGCAACGGCAAGCAGCGCTGGCTGGCCGAGGCCCGCGCCGATGTCTGGCGCGTGACCGCCAGCGAGGACACCACCTTCACCGAGTGCTTCGGCCAAGTGGCCATGCCCGACCTAGGGCTGGATGCCGCGCGGCCCATCCTTGAGGCGGCGGCGCTCGACCTGGCGGGCGGATCGGCGATCGTGCCGCAGCCCGAGGCGCTAGAGGCCGCGCTGGATGTGGCCGCGCGCTTCCTGCTCAACCAGGCCCTGCCCGGCAAGGCCATCGACATGCTGGAGGACGCCATCCGCTACGCCCGCCGCAGCGGCGCGCAGCAGCTGGATGCCCAGCACGTGTTCGCATCCTTCGCCGAGCGCACCGGGCTGGCCGGGCTGCTGCTGGATGACTCGCAGCCCTTCGCCGAGGATGAGGTGCAGCGCTACTTCAGCGAGCGCGTGCTGGGCCAGGAGCCAGCCATCGCCGCCGTGGTGCAGGCCATCGCCCTGATCAAGGCCCGCCTGAACGACCCGGCCCGCCCGCTGGGCGTGTTCCTATTCCTTGGCCCCACCGGCGTGGGCAAGACCGAGCTGGCCAAGACCCTGTGCGCCTTCCTGTTCGGCACCGAGGAGAAGCTGCTGCGCTTCAACATGGCCGACTACGCCTTCTACTGGCAGTACGAGGAGCTATTCGGCGACCCCGACGCCGACGAGCTGGCGCTCAAGCGCGGCTCGCTCTCGCGGCGGCTGGCGGGCGAGAGCTTCGGCGTGGTGCTGCTGGATGAGTTCGAGAAGGCCCACGAGATGATCTTCCAGCGCTTCCTGCAGGTGTTCGACGAGGGCATCCTGATCAACCCGGCGGGCGAGGAGGTGAACCTGCGCAACATGGTCATCATTATGACCAGCAACTTCGGCGCGCAGCTGCTGCAGGGCGAGGGCTGGGGCTTCGGCGGGCGCGAGGATGTCGAGTCGACCGAGCGCCGGATCATGCGCGAGACCGAGAGCTTCTTCACCCCCGAGTTCATCAACCGGCTGGACAGCGTGCTGTTCTTCAAGCCGCTGTCGCTGGCCGACATGCGCCACATCGCCTACCGCGAGCTGCGCAAGCTGTTCCAGCGCGAGGGCCTGACCCGCCGCGCGCTGACAGTGGAGCTGGATGACGCCGTGATCGACCTGCTGCTCAAGCACGGCTACAGCGCACGCTACGGTGCGCGCTACCTGAAGCGCCAGATCGAGAAGCGCATCTCGTACCCGCTAGCCCGCGCCATCCTGGCCCGCCCCGGCGAGGCCAGCGGCCGCACGGTGCGGCTCTACACCAGAGGCGAGATGATCGAGGCTGGGTGGGTGCGCGAGGACAGCCCCGAGCAGGAGGAGACCAGCGTGGTGGTGGACGGGCAGCGGCGCAGCCTGGCCCCCGCCGATCTGGTGGCCAGCGCCCGCCAGCTGCGCGAGCGGCTCGACCGCTACCGCGAGCGGATCGGCGTGCAGGCCGCCCGCGAGCGCATGGACGAGCTGCTGGCCGAGATGAGCGGCCCGGCCTTCTGGGATGACAGCCGCGCCGCCGAGACCCGCCTGGCCGAGCTAGGCGAGATGAGCCGCCAGGTGGACCGCAGCGACGAGCTGCGCCGCGCGATCGAGGACTTCGAGGCGCTGGTCGAGCGGGTGGTGGCCCGCCACCAGCGCAGGCTCATCCCCGACGCGGCCCGCCAGCTAGCCCAGATCGAGCGCGAGATCGGCTTCGCCGAGCTGGAGGAGCACTTCAGCGCCGCCGAGGAGTGGGGCGACGCCTACCTGGTGCTCTCGGGCGCGCCGGGCGAGGCCGAGGCTCCGCGCTGGGGCGGCCATCTGGCCGAGATGTACACCAGCTGGGCCTCGGGCCACGACCTGACATGCACCACGGTGGACGAGGCCCCGCCCGAGGCCAGCGCCTGGCGCGTGACCCTGCTGGTGGAGGGGCGCGGGGCCTATGGGCTGCTGCAGGCCGAGCGCGGCACCCACCGCTTCGCGGAGGTGGTGGCCAGCGGCGAGGCCCGCCGCAAGCAGGTGTCGCAGGTGCGCGTGGAGGTCATCCCCGCCGTGGAGGAGGGCGCGCTGCGCATCCCCGCCGCCGATCTGCTGGTCGAGCCGCGCATGCTGCACAGCCGGGGCAGGCGGCTGCGGCGGCTGCGCGGCGAGGCGCGGGCGGTGCACCTGCCCAGCGGCACCAGCGCCACCGCCGCCACCGAGGGCGACGCCAGCAGCGCCGAGGCGCTGGCCCTGGCGCTGCTGCGCGGGCGGCTCAGCCTGGGCCGCGCGGCCAGCGCCGAGCTAGAGGCCGAGCCGCCCTGGGGCTCGGTGGCGCGGGCCTACCAGCTCTCGCGCCGCTCGCAGGTGAAAGACCCGCGCACCGGCGTGGTGAGCACCAACCCGCGCGCGGTGTTCGAGGGCGCGCTGGATGCCTTCATCGCCGCCTACCTCCAGCGGCGCAGCGCCCAGAGCGCGGCGTAG
- the cax gene encoding calcium/proton exchanger codes for MKYLRFMLIFLPLALLAEFVWHNPLMIFIFSSLALIPLAGYLGEATEELAIHTGPKVGGLLNATLGNAAELIITIVALREGQYALVKASITGSIFGNLLLILGASLLLGGLKNGFQRFDRSSSGISATLMLLAVIGLLIPTMFELFQEVQFGKVDLFNTEVVDPALNGLSMWVAGILMLMYILSLVFSFRTPERGVGQPVGVDERTEEIEQHKAKWSVPQAAGVLAAATLAIVFLSEFLVGAVEPVVESLGVSELFLGIIIIPIVGNVAEHIVGVQVAIKNKMDLSLAISLGSSTQVALFVAPLLVFVSAFFFGREMTLFFTLFEVVALGAAVLAASFVANDGESNWLEGAMLLAVYAIFGFGFFFLPNAI; via the coding sequence TTGAAGTATCTGCGCTTTATGCTGATCTTTCTGCCGCTGGCCCTGCTGGCCGAGTTTGTATGGCACAACCCCCTGATGATCTTCATCTTCTCTAGTCTGGCGCTCATCCCGCTGGCGGGCTACCTGGGCGAGGCTACCGAGGAGCTGGCCATCCACACCGGCCCGAAGGTGGGCGGCCTGCTCAACGCGACTCTGGGCAACGCGGCGGAGCTGATCATCACCATTGTGGCGCTGCGCGAGGGCCAGTACGCCCTCGTCAAGGCCTCGATCACCGGATCGATCTTCGGCAACCTGCTGCTGATCCTGGGCGCGAGCCTGCTGCTGGGCGGCCTGAAGAATGGCTTCCAGCGCTTCGACCGCTCATCGAGCGGCATCTCGGCCACGCTGATGCTGCTGGCGGTGATCGGCCTGCTCATCCCCACTATGTTCGAGCTGTTCCAGGAGGTGCAGTTCGGCAAGGTCGATCTGTTCAACACCGAGGTGGTGGACCCCGCCCTCAACGGGCTGAGCATGTGGGTGGCGGGCATCCTCATGCTGATGTACATCCTCAGCCTGGTGTTCTCGTTCCGCACGCCCGAGCGCGGCGTGGGCCAGCCGGTGGGCGTGGATGAACGCACCGAGGAGATCGAGCAGCACAAGGCCAAGTGGAGCGTGCCGCAGGCCGCTGGTGTGCTGGCCGCAGCCACGCTGGCGATCGTGTTCCTGAGCGAGTTCCTGGTGGGTGCGGTCGAGCCAGTGGTGGAGAGCCTGGGCGTCAGCGAGCTGTTCCTGGGCATCATCATCATCCCGATTGTGGGCAATGTGGCCGAGCACATCGTGGGCGTGCAGGTGGCGATCAAGAATAAGATGGATCTTTCGCTGGCGATCTCGCTTGGCTCCAGCACCCAGGTGGCGCTGTTCGTGGCCCCGCTGCTGGTGTTTGTCAGCGCGTTCTTCTTCGGGCGCGAGATGACGCTGTTCTTCACCCTGTTCGAGGTGGTGGCGCTGGGCGCTGCGGTGCTGGCCGCATCATTTGTGGCCAACGATGGCGAGAGCAACTGGCTTGAGGGCGCGATGCTGCTGGCCGTGTACGCCATCTTCGGCTTTGGCTTCTTCTTCCTCCCCAACGCGATCTAG
- a CDS encoding LysR family transcriptional regulator gives MLNTIHLRTFLAVVDSGNYSAAAERLHLSQPAVSQHIRTLEAELDNARLFRRVGQQMLLTHVGEQLVDVARDMLALAQRAEEDIRAMRGQVSGRVVLGCTASSGEHLLPTLLAGFRALYPAIAVEVALAPLETLLEWLGSQQIHVLLAEEQQRKRGWDAQLLGSEPLALLAPRGNPLLAEEQAPPGAIKGMPLVLPRRGSPMRRVIDDGLRRRGIGAADTQVMLETDSVSMMVEAVRAGVGLAFIPQSCMPRGRDAGLVSLAGVNLQIDWYLIRSRERGAPRAIQELFSFATGKDSRRILVKEGLKLPSE, from the coding sequence ATGCTCAACACCATCCATCTTCGCACCTTTTTGGCGGTGGTCGATAGCGGCAACTACAGCGCCGCCGCCGAGCGGCTGCACCTCTCGCAGCCTGCGGTCAGCCAGCACATCCGCACGCTTGAGGCCGAGCTAGACAACGCCCGCCTGTTCCGCCGCGTCGGCCAGCAGATGCTGCTGACCCATGTGGGCGAGCAGCTGGTAGATGTGGCCCGCGACATGCTGGCCCTGGCCCAGCGCGCCGAGGAGGATATCCGCGCCATGCGCGGGCAGGTGAGCGGGCGTGTGGTGCTGGGTTGCACCGCATCCAGCGGCGAGCACCTGCTGCCCACGCTGCTGGCGGGCTTTCGCGCCCTCTACCCCGCGATCGCGGTGGAGGTGGCGCTGGCCCCGCTGGAGACGCTGCTGGAGTGGCTGGGCAGCCAGCAGATCCACGTGCTGCTGGCCGAGGAGCAGCAGCGCAAGCGCGGCTGGGATGCCCAGTTGCTGGGCAGCGAGCCACTGGCGCTGCTGGCCCCGCGCGGCAACCCACTGCTGGCCGAGGAGCAGGCCCCGCCCGGCGCGATCAAGGGCATGCCGCTGGTGCTGCCCCGCCGCGGTAGCCCCATGCGCCGCGTGATCGACGACGGCCTGCGGCGGCGCGGTATCGGCGCAGCCGACACCCAGGTGATGCTGGAGACCGATAGCGTGTCCATGATGGTCGAGGCGGTGCGGGCTGGTGTTGGCCTTGCATTCATCCCCCAGTCGTGCATGCCGCGTGGCCGCGACGCCGGCCTGGTGAGCCTCGCCGGGGTCAATCTGCAGATCGATTGGTACCTCATCCGCTCGCGCGAGCGCGGCGCACCTCGCGCCATCCAGGAGCTGTTCAGCTTTGCTACGGGCAAGGATAGCAGGCGTATCTTGGTCAAAGAGGGCCTGAAGCTGCCTAGCGAGTAG